Proteins encoded together in one Nostoc sp. PCC 7524 window:
- a CDS encoding glucose-6-phosphate isomerase: MDAKALWQRYQDWLYFHEGLGLYLDVSRMRFDDAFVNSLLPKFDKAFADMAQLEKGAIANPDENRMVGHYWLRNPDLAPTPELTQEIVQTLEQIEAFAEKVQTGAIHPPKASRFTDIISIGIGGSALGPQFVAEALTPEFPPLKIHFIDNTDPAGIDRVLTHLRNNLASTLVLVISKSGGTPEPRNGMIEVKKAYAGQNLDFAQYAVAITSADSNLDKLAKAEGWLARFPMYDWVGGRTSEMSTVGLVPAALQGIDIRAILEGAKEMDDATRVTDVKKNPAALLALSWYFAGNGKGEKDMVVLPYKDSLLLFSRYLQQLVMESLGKEKDLDGNTVYQGIAVYGNKGSTDQHAYVQQLREGVPNFFATLIEVLEDRQGPSPEIEPGVTSGDYLSGFLQGTRQALYENQRDSITVTVPQVNPRIVGALIALYERAVGLYASLVNINAYHQPGVEAGKKAAAAILDLQTKVVGLLQTEKTALSVEQIAEKVGAADQVEAIYKILRHLHANQRGVVFQGNLGQPGSVKVSLG, encoded by the coding sequence ATGGATGCGAAGGCACTTTGGCAACGATACCAAGATTGGTTATATTTCCACGAGGGATTAGGACTGTATCTAGATGTTAGTCGGATGCGTTTTGATGATGCCTTCGTGAATTCGTTGCTGCCGAAGTTTGACAAGGCGTTTGCGGATATGGCGCAATTGGAGAAGGGTGCGATCGCTAATCCGGACGAGAACCGCATGGTTGGACACTACTGGCTAAGAAACCCAGACTTAGCGCCTACTCCAGAACTTACACAAGAAATTGTCCAAACCCTAGAACAAATCGAAGCCTTTGCTGAAAAAGTCCAAACAGGTGCTATTCATCCTCCCAAAGCAAGCCGCTTCACAGATATTATCTCTATTGGGATTGGGGGTTCTGCCCTCGGCCCTCAGTTTGTCGCTGAAGCCCTCACCCCAGAATTTCCACCCCTGAAAATTCACTTTATTGACAATACTGATCCGGCTGGGATTGATCGGGTTCTCACTCACCTCAGAAATAATTTGGCTAGCACTTTGGTGTTAGTCATTTCTAAATCTGGAGGCACACCAGAACCCCGTAACGGCATGATTGAAGTCAAAAAAGCCTATGCTGGACAAAATTTAGATTTTGCTCAATATGCAGTAGCTATTACCAGTGCTGATAGCAATCTAGACAAATTAGCAAAAGCTGAAGGCTGGCTAGCAAGATTCCCCATGTATGACTGGGTGGGTGGACGTACTTCAGAAATGTCTACTGTCGGTTTAGTTCCCGCCGCATTGCAAGGTATTGATATTCGCGCCATCCTAGAGGGTGCGAAAGAAATGGATGACGCTACCCGCGTCACTGATGTGAAAAAGAACCCGGCGGCGTTGCTGGCTTTATCTTGGTATTTTGCTGGTAACGGTAAGGGTGAAAAAGATATGGTTGTCTTACCCTACAAAGACAGCTTGCTGTTGTTCAGCCGCTATTTACAACAGCTAGTTATGGAATCCTTGGGTAAGGAGAAAGACTTAGATGGCAATACTGTTTACCAAGGTATTGCTGTTTATGGTAACAAAGGCTCAACTGACCAACACGCTTATGTGCAGCAGTTGCGTGAAGGTGTACCCAATTTCTTTGCTACCCTGATCGAAGTTTTAGAAGATCGTCAAGGCCCATCTCCAGAAATAGAACCTGGTGTAACATCTGGTGATTATCTCTCTGGTTTTCTTCAAGGAACTCGCCAAGCCCTGTATGAAAATCAGCGCGATTCGATTACAGTCACCGTTCCCCAAGTTAACCCCCGCATTGTAGGCGCGTTAATCGCTTTGTATGAGCGTGCTGTCGGTTTGTATGCTAGTTTGGTCAACATCAATGCTTACCATCAACCAGGGGTAGAAGCTGGGAAAAAAGCTGCGGCTGCCATTCTCGATCTGCAAACTAAGGTAGTAGGATTACTACAAACAGAGAAAACTGCCCTCTCTGTAGAACAAATCGCGGAAAAAGTGGGTGCTGCGGATCAAGTAGAAGCCATCTACAAAATTCTGCGTCATTTGCACGCTAATCAACGCGGTGTAGTATTCCAGGGAAATCTGGGACAACCGGGTAGTGTAAAGGTTTCTCTCGGCTGA
- a CDS encoding Nif11-like leader peptide family natural product precursor, with product MYYQIWNFFLKDEEYINWKEKIKSPNNFNKSTWQKINDFFTFVEQDFFIKHQLGETYNLEQFINLAKQNGYSLTAEELAWFLVTRKQIWELFDLAQKTPTLKDKLLAAKNPQQFVNIAANYDYYFTVDELGWLLTEIKSSPEVVPINNSVGEILTVSNYGKIEIGYWIWLAEEWGLVAPFCHKDPPLAFLSQYTDDPFLPDRCFLPKSYFNQHFVSQNLY from the coding sequence ATGTATTACCAGATTTGGAATTTCTTTCTCAAAGATGAAGAATATATTAATTGGAAAGAAAAAATAAAAAGTCCCAATAATTTTAATAAGTCTACATGGCAAAAAATTAATGATTTCTTCACATTTGTAGAACAAGATTTCTTCATCAAACATCAACTAGGAGAAACTTATAACCTTGAGCAGTTTATTAACTTAGCAAAACAGAACGGCTATAGTTTAACGGCGGAGGAATTGGCTTGGTTTCTTGTTACCAGAAAGCAGATTTGGGAATTATTTGATTTAGCTCAAAAAACACCAACCCTCAAAGATAAACTGCTAGCAGCTAAAAACCCCCAGCAGTTCGTTAACATAGCTGCTAATTATGATTATTACTTTACTGTAGATGAGTTAGGTTGGCTGTTAACAGAAATCAAGTCATCCCCTGAAGTCGTACCAATTAATAACAGCGTTGGTGAAATTCTCACTGTATCAAACTACGGCAAGATTGAAATAGGATACTGGATTTGGTTAGCAGAAGAATGGGGACTTGTGGCTCCATTTTGTCACAAAGATCCACCCTTAGCTTTCCTATCCCAATATACAGATGATCCTTTCTTACCCGATCGCTGTTTTCTACCCAAGAGCTACTTTAACCAACACTTCGTCAGCCAAAACCTGTACTAA